The Dethiosulfovibrio peptidovorans DSM 11002 nucleotide sequence AGTCGTCGATCTCATAGAGATGAAGGCGATACTCTTTTCCGACGTGATGGGTGCCGAGCCCACCATAGAGGAGATTCCGGCGGACATGATGGAAGAGGCAAAACTCTACAGAGAGTCCATGATAGAGTGCCTGTCCGATTTTGACGAGGAGATAATGGCCCTCTTCCTCGAGGGAGAGGAAGTCTCCAACGACATGATCAGGTCTGCTATCAGAAAGAGCACCATCTCTCTAGATATCGTCCCGGCAATGTGCGGAACGGCTTTCAAAAATAAAGGGGTTCAGCCCCTTCTGGACGCCGTCGTAGCATATCTTCCAAGCCCCATGGATCTTCCCGCTATAGTGGGGGTTGATCCTGACGATGGATCGGAGCTGGAGAGGCACGCCAACGAAGACGAACCCGTATCCGCGCTGGCTTTTAAAATAGCGGTGGACCCCTTCGTAGGTAAACTGACATTCTGCAGGATATACTCGGGAGTTCTTAAGTCGGGGACATCTATTTACAATCCGACCAGTCGCAAGAGGGAGCGTATCGGCAGGATTCTGCAGATGCACGCCAACAAAAGAACCGACATAGACGAAGCCGGAGCTGGTATGATAGTGGCTCTTCCGAGCCTCAAGAACACCAGGACTGGCGATACCCTCTGTGACGAAAAGAACCCGATCGTTCTCGAGAATCTCGAGTTCCCCGAGCCAGTCATTTCTCTGGCGGTCGAGCCCATAACCCAAAGCGACAAAGACAAGCTCTCCAAGGGGCTTATCGCTCTGGCCGAAGAGGATCCCACATTCGTGGTCCGCAACGACGAGGAGACCGGTCAGACCGTTATCTCTGGAATGGGCGAGCTTCACCTCGACATCATCGTCGATCGTCTCAAGAGGGAATTCAAGGTCGGGGTCAACGTCGGTCGTCCTCAGGTCGCCTACAGAGAGGCCATTACTAAAGCGGTCTCCCAGGTCCAGGGTAAGTTCGTTCGTCAGAGCGGTGGTCGCGGGCAGTATGGAGACGTGGTTATCGACATGGAGCCGCTTGAGGAATGCAAGGGTTTTGTCTTCGAGGACAAGATCGTCGGAGGAGTCATCCCAAGAGATTACATACCTGCGGTACAGAAGGGTATAGAGGAAGCCATCACCAACGGTATACTCGGAGGCTTTCCTGTAATAGGCGTGAAGGTCTCGCTGGTTTACGGAAGCTACCACGATGTCGACAGTTCCGAGATGGCGTTCAAGATCGCCGCATCTATGGCGTTCAAGGAAGCCATGAGAAAAGCCGGGCCGACTCTTATGGAGCCGGTGATGTTCGTGGAGGTCGTGACTCCCGAGGAATACGTCGGAGATGTCATGGGAGATCTTTCCTCCCGTCGTGGAAGGGTCGAGGGCATGGAGATCCGTGGTAACGCCAGGGCTATAAAAGCATACGTCCCCCTTGGTGAGATGTTCGGATACGCCACTGACGTAAGGAGCAAAACCTCTGGTCGAGCCACCTACACCATGCAATTTGATCACTATGAGGCCGTCCCGGCAAGCGTTGCCGAGGAAATCCTCAAGAAATAGGACTTCTTATTAGGAGGGAGTACCATGGCAAAAGAGAAATTTGAAAGAACAAAACCGCATCTGAACATAGGGACCATCGGTCACATCGACCACGGGAAGACGACCTTGACGGCGGCTATCTCGAAATCGCTTTCAACCGAGGGCTATTCGGATTTCACCAAATTCGAGGATATCGACAAGGCCCCTGAGGAGAGAGAGCGCGGAATAACGATCAACATCGCTCACATCGAGTATCAGACGGACAAGCGTCATTATGCTCACATCGACTGTCCCGGACACGCCGACTACATCAAGAACATGATCACCGGAGCGGCCCAGATGGACGGAGCCATTTTGGTGGTTTCCGCCGCGGACGGTCCGATGCCTCAGACGAGGGAGCACGTTCTTCTCGCCCGTCAGGTGAACGTTCCGGCCCTTGTGGTCTTCATGAACAAGGTCGACATGGTGGACGACGACGAGCTTCTGGATCTTGTCGAGATGGAGATCAGGGAGCTTCTGGATAAATACGAGTTCCCCGGAGACGAGGTGCCGATAGTCAGGGGTTCCGCCCTGAAGGTTCTCGAGGAGAGCGACGGCGGCAGGGAGAGCGAGTGGAGCAAGGACATTTGGGCGCTCATGCAGGCCTGTGACGACTACTTCCCCGATCCCGTTCGTGAGACCGACAAGCCCTTCCTCATGCCCATCGAGGACGTCTTCACCATCACCGGTCGCGGCACAGTCGTAACCGGAAGGGTGGAGCAGGGAGTCATCCATTCCGGCGACGAGGTTGAGATAGTCGGAATCAAGGACACCCAGAAGACCGTGGCGACCTCCCTTGAGATGTTCCGTAAGATCCTGGACGAGGCTCTTGCAGGAGACAACGTTGGGGTTCTCCTTCGTGGAACCGGCAAGGACGACGTCGAGCGTGGACAGGTACTGTCCAAGCCGGGATCGATCAAGCCTCACACCAAGTTCAAGGCGGAGGTCTACGTTCTGAAGAAGGAAGAGGGCGGACGTCATACGCCTTTCTTCAAGGGCTACAAGCCCCAGTTCTACTTCCGTACCACCGACATAACCGGAGCCATCGAGCTTCCCGAGGGAGTGGAGATGGTGATGCCCGGAGACAACGCCACCTTCAAGGTGGAGCTTATCCACCCGATCGCCATGGACACCGGTCTTCGCTTCGCTATTCGTGAGGGCGGCCACACCGTAGGTGCCGGCGTCGTCACCGAGATTCTCGAGTAACCTGGAGGTTTCGCCGTGTCCAAGAAGATCCGCATTCGTCTGAAGGCCTTCGATCACAAGGTCCTCGACACGTCCGCCGCTCAGATAGCCGAGACTGCGGATAGAAGCGGGGCAAGGGTCTCTGGTCCGATCCCCCTTCCTACGGAAGTCAATAAATTCTGTATCCTCAAGTCCCCCCACGTGGATAAGGATGCGAGAGAGCAGTTTGAGATGAGAACCCATAAGAGGCTAATCGACATCATCGATCCCAATCAGAAGACGATGGACGCCCTTATGCAGCTGAATCTTCCCTCTGGAGTAGATATTCAGATCAAGCTTTAGTGGGAAGCTCTGAGCAAAGGAGTGAAATAATATGAGTCTTGGTATCCTGGGGCAGAAACTGGGCATGACCCAGATCTATAACGAAAATGGCCAGGCCGTTCCCGTAACGGTAGTCGAGGCCGGACCCTGTCCGGTTTTGGCGGTTAGGACCGAAGAGAAGAACGGCTACGACGCCATCCTTCTAGGGTTCGGTAAGGTCAAGCCCCGAAAAGTCACGAAACCTCTTAAGGGTTTCTTCGACAAAGCGCAGAGTGAGGCCAAGCGCTGGCTCAAGGAGTTCCGGATCTCCAACGCTTCGGATTACGAAGTCGGAAATGCCGTGGACGTAACCATCTTTGAGGCCGGCGAGAAAGTTGACGCTACCGGGGTCAGTAAAGGTAAGGGGTTTGCCGGAGTAATAAAGAGATACAACTTCGGCGGAGCTCCTGCGAGCCACGGCGTGTCTAAAACCCATAGAAAGCCGAACTCCAGCGGCGCCAGCAGCTATCCCAGCCACGTATTCAAGGGCAAAACGATGCCCGGACAGCTCGGCAACGAGCAGGTCACCGTGAAGAACCTAACCGTGGTGGCCGTGGATGTGGAGAATAACCTCGTCCTCGTCAAGGGGGCCATCCCCGGTGCCAAAAACGGCCTGGTCCTGCTCCACAAAAAGGGCTAGTCGGCACGGTTAAGGAGGTCAAGAAAAATGCCGAGCATCAAGCTTGTCACTATAACCGGCGAGTCGACCGGGGAACTGTCTCTGTCCGGTAACGTCTTCGACGTACCGCTTCACGTTCCCGCTATGCACCAGGTGGTGGTCGCTCAGCTCGCCAACAGGCGTCAAGGTACCCACTGTACCAAGGGCAGAGGCGACGTCCGCGGAGGCGGAAAGAAGCCTTGGAGGCAAAAGCACACCGGTCGTGCCCGTCACGGCAGCAGCCGTTCGCCCATCTGGGTCGGAGGCGGAGTTACTCACGGTCCCAAGCCGAGAAACTACCGTCAGAAGGTCAACAAGAAGGTTAGGAGACTCGCCATCTGCAGTGCGCTGTCTCAGAAGATCCGGGACGCCCAGTTGATGGGATTCGAGGCTTTCTCCATGGAGAAGCCCTCGACCAAGATCATGAAGGGCCTGTTTCAGTCCCTCGGGGTGGAAAAACCCCTCGTGATAGTGGATCACAGGGACGAAAACATCTCTATGTCCACGAGAAACATACCCGGAGCAGACGTCCTTCACGTGGACAGCATCAACGTCTACGACCTGTTGAAGCACGGACACGTTTTTATCAGCGCCGGTGCCGTTAAGAAGCTGGAGGAGGTGTACGCCTAATGAAACTTATGGCTCACGATATCATCGTTCGGCCTATCATCACCGAGAAAAGCAGCCGTATGATGGAGGATAACAAGTACACCTTCGAGGTTCATCCCCAGGCAAACAAGACCGAGGTCCGTAAGGCCGTTGAGACGGTTTTCAAGGTCAAGGTCGAGAAGGTCCATACCCTGAAGGTCCGTTCCAAGCCCAAGAGGATGGGAGTGTTCCTGGGGAAGAGCCGGGCCTGGAAAAAGGCCATCGTTACTCTGGCTGAAGGGGAACGCATAGAGTTCTTCGAAGGCGCCAGCGTTTAGCTCTGACGGGAGGACGGAACAATGGGAATCAAGAAATATAATCCCACGACGCCGGGTCGGCGTTTCATGAGCATCCAGACCTACGAAGAGGTTACCAAGAGCGAGCCGGAGCGTTCGCTTTTGGCCCCTATCGCTAAAAAAGGCGGTAGAAATAACAACGGTAGGATCACGATGCGCCATCGTGGGGGCGGAAACGCCAAAAGGTACCGTATCATAGATTTTAAGAGAAACAAGATCGGGGTTCCCGGCAAGGTTGCCACCGTGGAATATGACCCCAACCGTTCGGCTAGGATCGCTCTGATCCACTATGCCGACGGAGAGAAACGTTACATCCTTTGCCCTGTAGGACTTCAGGTTGGGATGACCATCATGGCAGGGCCCGAGGCGGACATAACTCCAGGCAACGCTCTTAAGTTGTCCGACATCCCTGTAGGTACCATGATCCACAACATCGAGCTGGAGCCCGGTAGAGGCGGAGTAATGGTCCGTTCCGCCGGAACCACCGCTCAGTTGATGGCAAAGGAAGGCAAATACGCCTTCGTCCGTATGCCCAGCGGAGAGCTTCGTCTCGTGCTGTTGGAGTGTATGGCTACAGTGGGACAGGTCGGCAATACGGAGCATGAAAACGCCAGCATAGGTAAGGCCGGTAAAACCCGTTGGCTTGGCCGGAAACCCCACGTTCGCGCCATGGTCATGAACCCAGTTGACCATCCCATGGGCGGCGGTGAGGGACGAAGCAAGTCCCATAAACACCCTGTATCTCCTTGGGGAACGCCCGCAAAGGGATATAGAACCCGCCGGAAGAAGCCTTCGGATAAGTTCATCGTCCGTCGCCGGTTTGCCAAGTAGAGATAAGGGGGTAAATCAATGGCTCGTTCTGCCAAGAAGGGACCCTTCGTCGAACAGAAACTTCTCAGCCGCGTAGAAACTCTCAACGAGAGCGGGGAGAAGAAGGTCGTCAAGACCTGGTCCCGTGCCAGCATGATAGTTCCGGCGATGATCGGACACACCATCGCCATACACAACGGCCGTATTCACATACCTATTTACATCAGTGAAAACATGGTCGGTCACAAGCTCGGGGAGTTCGCTCCCACCAGGAAGTTCGGCGGTCACGCCGGACAGGAGCGCCGCTCCGGCGTAAGATAGGGAGGAATAGGATTATGGAGGCAAGAGCACGTGCCAAACAGGTCCGCGTCTCTCCTTTTAAGGTGCGCCAGGTGCTGCCTCTGATCAGGGGCAAGAAGGTAGGCGACGCTTTGGTCGTCCTCAGATACACCCCGAAGAAGGCTGCCAAGGTCATCGAAAAGGTGCTCAAGAGTGCCGTGGCCAACGCCGAGCACAACTACGGACTTGACATCGATAAGCTCGTGGTAGTCGAGGCCTTTGCCGATCAGGGGCCCAGCATGAAGCGTTTCCGTCCGGTGTCGATGGGTCGGGCCCATCCCTACCGCCATCGCACGAGCCACATCACCGTGTCGGTAGCCGAACGTTAAGGAGGGCTAAAGATGGGTCAGAAAGTACACCCCGTAGGATATAGAGTCGGTGTCATCCGGGACTGGGAGTCCCGTTGGTTCGCCGACGGCAAGAACTACGCCAAGAACCTTCACGAGGATCTCAAGCTTCGTGATTGGATCAAGGCTCGCTGGGATGGCGCAAGCATCTCCAAGGTCGAGATCGAGAGAGTGGGTAAGGTAATACGCTTTTCGATTTGGACCGCCCGGCCTGGTGTAGTTATAGGAAAAGGCGGCTCGGAGATCCAGAAGGTCAAGGAAGAGCTTCAGGCCATGACTGGCTCTAAGGTAATGATCAACGTTCAGGAGATCAAGAACCCCGAGGTCGAGGCCCAGCTTGTGGCTGAAAACGTGGCCGCTGCGTTGGAGCACAGGGTAAGCTTCCGTCGCGCCATGAAACAGTCCATCTTCAGGACCATGAAGGCTGGCGGCAAGGGCATCAAGATCCAGTGTGCCGGACGTCTCGGTGGAGCCGAGATAGCCAGAACCGAGTGGTACAACGAAGGACAGCTTCCTCTCTCCACGCTCAGGGCCGACATCGACTATGGTCTGGCCGAGGCTAAGACCATGTATGGCGTCATAGGCGTCAAGGTCTGGATCTACAGGGACGAGAAGGCCATCAACACTCCTGCGCCGAGACAGCCCAGGAGGGGTCGTAGAGATGGGGGGCGTAGCTGATGTTGATGCCCAAGCGCACCAAATGGCGCAGACCTCATCGAGAGAAGCTTAAGGGAGACACCAAGGGCGGTGCCTACGTAGCCTTCGGAGAATACGGTCTTCAGGCCCTTGAGTGCGGCTATATAACCGCTCGTCAGATAGAGGCCACCCGTATCGCGATCACCAGGAAGCTTCGTAAGGGCGGTAAGGTTTGGATAAGGATATTCCCCGACGTGGCCTACACGAAGAAGCCCCTGGAGACCCGAATGGGTAAAGGTAAGGGGTCGCCGGAATTCTGGGTGGCTCCGGTCAAGAGGGGACGTATCATGTTCGAGGTTGCGGGGGTGTCCCGCGAGATCGTCGAGAGGGCCTTCAGAACGGCCTCCTACAAGCTTCCGATCAAGGTGAGGCTTGTGGCTCGGGAAGGTTTGGGTGGTGAGTAAGCCATGGATGCCAAGAGTCTGCGTGATTTGACAATAGAAGAGCTGCAGGAAAAGCATCGTCAGTACAAAGAAGAGCTCTTTAACCTGCGCTTCCAGAACGCCATCGGTCAGCTCAAGAACACGAGCAGGATCAAAGACGTCAAGAAAACCATCGCCAGAGTCCTTACCGTCGTTCACGAGAAAGAACAAGGTCTGGGAATCGGTGGAAGGAGGTAAGGACAGATGGAGACCCGTACACCCCATCGTAAAACTCGTGTCGGAACCGTAGTCAGCGACAAGATGGAAAAGTCCATCTCGGTCCAGGTTATCCGTCACGCCATGCATCCTCTCTATGGAAAGAGGATCATAAAGTCAAAGAAGTTTATCGTCCATGACGAGGAGAACTCCTGTCGCATAGGTGACAGAGTCCTGATCGGCGAGGAGCGCCCCTTGAGCAAGACGAAGCGCTGGTCCGTCGTCAGGATAATCGAGAGAGCTCCCGTACTCGGAGATAGTACTACCGAGTCTAAAGAGGAGGCGTAGGTCATGATCCAGCTTCGTACCGTCCTTAACGTGGCGGACAACTCTGGAGCCAAGAAGATCATGTGCATCCAGGTCGTGGGCGGAAGCCGTCGCCGTTGGGGCAATGTCGGCGACGTCATAGTGGCCTCCGTAAAGGAAGCCATTCCCAACAGCAACATCCCCAAGGGGAAAGTGGTCAAGGCGGTCATAGTCAGAACCAAGAAGGAACATCGCCGTGTCGACGGATCCTACGTTCGCTTCGACGACAACGCCGCAGTGATCATCGACAACAACGGGGACCCCAGGGGAACCCGTATCTTTGGCCCTGTGGCCAGGGAACTTCGGGCCAGGAAATACATGAGAATTCTCTCTCTGGCTCCCGAGGTAGTGTAAGGGGGCACATGGTATGAACAGATTAAAAAAAGGCGATCGCGTCCGTGTGATCTCCGGTAAAGACAAGGGAAAAGAGGGCAAGGTCCTCAAGGTCCTCAAAAGCAAGGACAGGGACATGGTCGTGGTCGAGGGGGTCAACATGGCCTCCAAGCACGCCAAGCCCTCCCAGAAGAGCCCTCAAGGCGGCATCGTCAAGCAGGAGAACCCCATATATGCCTGTAAGGTGATGCTGGTCTGTCCGACCACCGGGAAACCCACCAGGGTCGGACATGCCTTCCTTGAGGACGGTCGCAAGGTCAGAGTCGCCAAGGTTAGCGGCGAGATCGTGGACCAGATCTAGCGGAGGAGGTACGGAAATGAAACCTCGTATGCTCGAGAAATATCAAGGCGAGGCTGCTCCGGCCCTTCATAAGGAGTTCGGCTACAGCAACCCAATGGAGATCCCTCGTCTCGTCAAGATAGTGATCAACATCGGAGTCGGTGAAGGCAAACAGGACGCCAAATACGTCAACGCCGCCATGTCCGAGCTGGCTACCATAGCGGGACAGCGACCCATGATGAAGAGGGCTAAGAAGTCCATAGCCGGTTTCAAGCTCAGAGAGGGCGTTCCCGTCGGTTGTTCCGTGACCCTTAGGGGCAGTCGTATGTGGGAGTTCCTGGATAGGCTGGTCAGCGTCGTTCTCCCTCGTATTAAGGACTTCCGGGGCATATCCGGCAAGGCCTTTGACGGAAGGGGTAACTATAACCTCGGTCTCAAGGAACAGATAATCTTTCCCGAGATCGACTACGACAAGATCATGGTGTCCAAGGGGATGAACATAACGTTCGTCTCGACCGCGAATACCGATGAAGAGGGACTGGCCCTGCTTTCCAAGCTGGGCATGCCCTTCGCAAGGTAGAGGAAGGGGTAACGGAGTATGGCCAGAAAAGCCATGGAGCACAAGGCGACTTTGACGCCCAAGTTCAAGGTACGTCAGCATAACAGGTGCCCTATCTGCGGCCGTGTTCACGGATATATGCGGAAGTTCAACATGTGCCGCTGCTGCTTCCGCAAGCTGGCGAGGGAAGGCAAGATTCCCGGCATCGTCAAGTCCAGCTGGTAGTCACTGAAAGGGGGCACACACGGGATGTACGTTAACGATCCTATAGCGGATATGCTCACTCGGATCAGAAATGCCAACATGGTGTATCATGATTCGCTGGACATTCCCATCAGTAAGACGAAGCTCTCCATAGCCAAGATACTTAAGGGCGAGGGCTATATAAAGAACTACAAGGTTATCAACGATCCTAAGAAACCCTACGGGATCCTGAGGGTATTCCTCAGTTACGGTCCCAACAGGGAGAGGGTCATACAGGGACTGCGTCGCATAAGCAAGCCCGGACGCAGAATGTATGTAGGCAAGGACAAGCTGCCCAAGGTAATGGGCGGCCTCGGCATCGCCATCATCTCCACCTCCAGCGGTCTAAAGACTGACGCTGAAGCCAGAACCTCTGGCAGTGGTGGAGAGGTCGTCTGCTACATCTGGTAGGGGGGAGAGGCATACATGTCTAGAATCGGACTTAAACCCGTAACCCTTCCAAGCGGAACCACGGTCTCCGTAGCGAACGACAAGATCGTCGTCAAAGGGGCTAAGGGAGAGCTTTCCATGCCCACGATCCAGGATATCTCCGTCGAGGTCTCCGATGGTATCGTCAAGGTAGCGAGGGCTAACGAACTAAAGAAGACCAAGTCGGCCCACGGGATGGTCCGTGCCATGATTCAGAACATGGTGACCGGAGTAACCGATGGCTACGAGATAAAGCTCGAGATCGTCGGAGTAGGGTACAGGGCTCAGATGCAGGGAAGCAACCTTCAGTTGAGCCTTGGATTCTCCCATCCGGTGATCCACGAGGCGCCAGAGGGCATAGAGTTCGCCACAGACGGTCCTACGAAGTTAAGCGTAAAGGGAATCGACAAGCAGCTAGTCGGTCAGACCGCCGCTATCATCAGGGGATACCGTCCGCCCGAGCCCTATAAGGGCAAGGGCATCCGTTACGAGGGCGAGCACATAATTCGTAAGGCCGGCAAAGCCGGAGCCAAGTAGGGGTGATCGCATCATGATCAAGATAAAAGGCAGAAACAGGATGAGGGTCGTCCGTCATCTTCGGCTTCGTCGCAAGCTCAAAGGAACCTCCGAGCGTCCCAGAATGTCGGTGTTCCGGAGCCTGAACGAGATCTACGTCCAGATTATAGACGATACTGTGGGACGTACCCTGGCATCGGCTTCCACCCTCGACAAGGCCCTCAAGGCAGAGCTCCAGGTCCACGGCACCGTGGACGCCGCTAAGGCGGTCGGCGAGCTAGTGGCCCGCAGAGCTCTGGACAAAGGGATCTCCGAGGTCGTCTTCGATAGGGGCGGTCATATGTATCACGGTCGCGTCAAGGCGCTGGCCGAGGCCGCTCGCGAGGCGGGCCTGAAGCTGTAAGGAGGATGGAGCATGAACGGTAGACAGGCAAACTCCGATATGCTGGAGCGCGTCGTCGCGATCAACCGGGTCAGCAAGGTCGTCAAGGGCGGAAAACGCTTCCGTTTCAGCGTCCTGGTTGTCGTTGGAGACGGCGAGAGCAAAGTAGGCG carries:
- a CDS encoding type Z 30S ribosomal protein S14, with the protein product MARKAMEHKATLTPKFKVRQHNRCPICGRVHGYMRKFNMCRCCFRKLAREGKIPGIVKSSW
- the rplE gene encoding 50S ribosomal protein L5 — encoded protein: MKPRMLEKYQGEAAPALHKEFGYSNPMEIPRLVKIVINIGVGEGKQDAKYVNAAMSELATIAGQRPMMKRAKKSIAGFKLREGVPVGCSVTLRGSRMWEFLDRLVSVVLPRIKDFRGISGKAFDGRGNYNLGLKEQIIFPEIDYDKIMVSKGMNITFVSTANTDEEGLALLSKLGMPFAR
- the rplC gene encoding 50S ribosomal protein L3: MSLGILGQKLGMTQIYNENGQAVPVTVVEAGPCPVLAVRTEEKNGYDAILLGFGKVKPRKVTKPLKGFFDKAQSEAKRWLKEFRISNASDYEVGNAVDVTIFEAGEKVDATGVSKGKGFAGVIKRYNFGGAPASHGVSKTHRKPNSSGASSYPSHVFKGKTMPGQLGNEQVTVKNLTVVAVDVENNLVLVKGAIPGAKNGLVLLHKKG
- the rpmC gene encoding 50S ribosomal protein L29, with translation MDAKSLRDLTIEELQEKHRQYKEELFNLRFQNAIGQLKNTSRIKDVKKTIARVLTVVHEKEQGLGIGGRR
- the rpsQ gene encoding 30S ribosomal protein S17, producing METRTPHRKTRVGTVVSDKMEKSISVQVIRHAMHPLYGKRIIKSKKFIVHDEENSCRIGDRVLIGEERPLSKTKRWSVVRIIERAPVLGDSTTESKEEA
- the rpsJ gene encoding 30S ribosomal protein S10, which encodes MSKKIRIRLKAFDHKVLDTSAAQIAETADRSGARVSGPIPLPTEVNKFCILKSPHVDKDAREQFEMRTHKRLIDIIDPNQKTMDALMQLNLPSGVDIQIKL
- the fusA gene encoding elongation factor G, yielding MAGMDLHKIRNIGIAAHIDAGKTTTTERILFYTGRNYKIGEVHEGAATMDWMEQERERGITITSAATTCQWKGHNINIIDTPGHVDFTVEVERSMRVLDGAISVFCAVGGVEPQSETVWRQADKYHVPRIAFVNKMDRVGANFLTVVDQLKERLGATAVPLQLPIGSEEDFQGVVDLIEMKAILFSDVMGAEPTIEEIPADMMEEAKLYRESMIECLSDFDEEIMALFLEGEEVSNDMIRSAIRKSTISLDIVPAMCGTAFKNKGVQPLLDAVVAYLPSPMDLPAIVGVDPDDGSELERHANEDEPVSALAFKIAVDPFVGKLTFCRIYSGVLKSGTSIYNPTSRKRERIGRILQMHANKRTDIDEAGAGMIVALPSLKNTRTGDTLCDEKNPIVLENLEFPEPVISLAVEPITQSDKDKLSKGLIALAEEDPTFVVRNDEETGQTVISGMGELHLDIIVDRLKREFKVGVNVGRPQVAYREAITKAVSQVQGKFVRQSGGRGQYGDVVIDMEPLEECKGFVFEDKIVGGVIPRDYIPAVQKGIEEAITNGILGGFPVIGVKVSLVYGSYHDVDSSEMAFKIAASMAFKEAMRKAGPTLMEPVMFVEVVTPEEYVGDVMGDLSSRRGRVEGMEIRGNARAIKAYVPLGEMFGYATDVRSKTSGRATYTMQFDHYEAVPASVAEEILKK
- the rplB gene encoding 50S ribosomal protein L2 produces the protein MGIKKYNPTTPGRRFMSIQTYEEVTKSEPERSLLAPIAKKGGRNNNGRITMRHRGGGNAKRYRIIDFKRNKIGVPGKVATVEYDPNRSARIALIHYADGEKRYILCPVGLQVGMTIMAGPEADITPGNALKLSDIPVGTMIHNIELEPGRGGVMVRSAGTTAQLMAKEGKYAFVRMPSGELRLVLLECMATVGQVGNTEHENASIGKAGKTRWLGRKPHVRAMVMNPVDHPMGGGEGRSKSHKHPVSPWGTPAKGYRTRRKKPSDKFIVRRRFAK
- the rplR gene encoding 50S ribosomal protein L18; this translates as MIKIKGRNRMRVVRHLRLRRKLKGTSERPRMSVFRSLNEIYVQIIDDTVGRTLASASTLDKALKAELQVHGTVDAAKAVGELVARRALDKGISEVVFDRGGHMYHGRVKALAEAAREAGLKL
- the rpsC gene encoding 30S ribosomal protein S3, whose protein sequence is MGQKVHPVGYRVGVIRDWESRWFADGKNYAKNLHEDLKLRDWIKARWDGASISKVEIERVGKVIRFSIWTARPGVVIGKGGSEIQKVKEELQAMTGSKVMINVQEIKNPEVEAQLVAENVAAALEHRVSFRRAMKQSIFRTMKAGGKGIKIQCAGRLGGAEIARTEWYNEGQLPLSTLRADIDYGLAEAKTMYGVIGVKVWIYRDEKAINTPAPRQPRRGRRDGGRS
- the rplP gene encoding 50S ribosomal protein L16 — its product is MLMPKRTKWRRPHREKLKGDTKGGAYVAFGEYGLQALECGYITARQIEATRIAITRKLRKGGKVWIRIFPDVAYTKKPLETRMGKGKGSPEFWVAPVKRGRIMFEVAGVSREIVERAFRTASYKLPIKVRLVAREGLGGE
- the rplX gene encoding 50S ribosomal protein L24, whose amino-acid sequence is MNRLKKGDRVRVISGKDKGKEGKVLKVLKSKDRDMVVVEGVNMASKHAKPSQKSPQGGIVKQENPIYACKVMLVCPTTGKPTRVGHAFLEDGRKVRVAKVSGEIVDQI
- the rplV gene encoding 50S ribosomal protein L22, translating into MEARARAKQVRVSPFKVRQVLPLIRGKKVGDALVVLRYTPKKAAKVIEKVLKSAVANAEHNYGLDIDKLVVVEAFADQGPSMKRFRPVSMGRAHPYRHRTSHITVSVAER
- the rpsH gene encoding 30S ribosomal protein S8, producing the protein MYVNDPIADMLTRIRNANMVYHDSLDIPISKTKLSIAKILKGEGYIKNYKVINDPKKPYGILRVFLSYGPNRERVIQGLRRISKPGRRMYVGKDKLPKVMGGLGIAIISTSSGLKTDAEARTSGSGGEVVCYIW
- the rpsS gene encoding 30S ribosomal protein S19, with the protein product MARSAKKGPFVEQKLLSRVETLNESGEKKVVKTWSRASMIVPAMIGHTIAIHNGRIHIPIYISENMVGHKLGEFAPTRKFGGHAGQERRSGVR
- the rplW gene encoding 50S ribosomal protein L23, coding for MKLMAHDIIVRPIITEKSSRMMEDNKYTFEVHPQANKTEVRKAVETVFKVKVEKVHTLKVRSKPKRMGVFLGKSRAWKKAIVTLAEGERIEFFEGASV
- the tuf gene encoding elongation factor Tu, with the protein product MAKEKFERTKPHLNIGTIGHIDHGKTTLTAAISKSLSTEGYSDFTKFEDIDKAPEERERGITINIAHIEYQTDKRHYAHIDCPGHADYIKNMITGAAQMDGAILVVSAADGPMPQTREHVLLARQVNVPALVVFMNKVDMVDDDELLDLVEMEIRELLDKYEFPGDEVPIVRGSALKVLEESDGGRESEWSKDIWALMQACDDYFPDPVRETDKPFLMPIEDVFTITGRGTVVTGRVEQGVIHSGDEVEIVGIKDTQKTVATSLEMFRKILDEALAGDNVGVLLRGTGKDDVERGQVLSKPGSIKPHTKFKAEVYVLKKEEGGRHTPFFKGYKPQFYFRTTDITGAIELPEGVEMVMPGDNATFKVELIHPIAMDTGLRFAIREGGHTVGAGVVTEILE
- the rplF gene encoding 50S ribosomal protein L6 — encoded protein: MSRIGLKPVTLPSGTTVSVANDKIVVKGAKGELSMPTIQDISVEVSDGIVKVARANELKKTKSAHGMVRAMIQNMVTGVTDGYEIKLEIVGVGYRAQMQGSNLQLSLGFSHPVIHEAPEGIEFATDGPTKLSVKGIDKQLVGQTAAIIRGYRPPEPYKGKGIRYEGEHIIRKAGKAGAK
- the rplD gene encoding 50S ribosomal protein L4; amino-acid sequence: MPSIKLVTITGESTGELSLSGNVFDVPLHVPAMHQVVVAQLANRRQGTHCTKGRGDVRGGGKKPWRQKHTGRARHGSSRSPIWVGGGVTHGPKPRNYRQKVNKKVRRLAICSALSQKIRDAQLMGFEAFSMEKPSTKIMKGLFQSLGVEKPLVIVDHRDENISMSTRNIPGADVLHVDSINVYDLLKHGHVFISAGAVKKLEEVYA
- the rplN gene encoding 50S ribosomal protein L14, producing the protein MIQLRTVLNVADNSGAKKIMCIQVVGGSRRRWGNVGDVIVASVKEAIPNSNIPKGKVVKAVIVRTKKEHRRVDGSYVRFDDNAAVIIDNNGDPRGTRIFGPVARELRARKYMRILSLAPEVV